From Desulfurococcus sp.:
ATAGCTCTTCTAACATGCTCAGCACTCAGCCTGTCAGCACCTTCTCTCTCAGCTATATCGCCGGCTGTGAGGAGTACTGTTAGAGCGTGCCTAGCATTACCTTCACCTCCCCTGTCAACCCCCTCGTAGTCTGCTATTAGCTCTAAGACTTCATCACTATAGGAGTCCTCGCGTAGAGCCTGGGAAGCCCGGTATCTTAGGATGTCTAGTAGCTGCTTTGAGGTATAGGGGTTTAACTTGACTACATGCCTGCTGAGGTAGGATTCAGTCACGGGATCCATGAATCTCGCTACACCTGTATCAGTTGAAACCAGGATTGTGTTTAATCTTCTAGCAGCATCCCTTGACTCGTATATTCTAGCGAGAAAGTAGAGGTCTTCTCTACCAGCCATGCTTGCAAAGTAGTGGAAGTCGTCTAGTATGAGGAGTAAGTGCTTATCTTCCTCCTCTAGGCGTGATAACACTAGATCCATTACCTCCATTGGAGACAACCCTCTAACCGGCACGGGGATCCCCTGCTGAAGAGATATCTCGCTGATAACACTGTAGAGTGTTCTATTCCTATAGCAGTTTACGTAAGCGTAGTCTAAGCTAACCCCTCTCTCACCTGCAATCTCCACTAGGTTTTTAACGAAGACTCTAACCAGAGTAGTCTTACCTGTTCCAACCCCTCCTGTCACCAGGATGCTTTGATGCATGGAGCCAGGGTTCTCGAGGAGGCTCTTGAAGTAGGAGGCTAGAGCTCTAAGCTCGCTATCCCTGTGTGGTAGAGCACTAGGAGTATACTCTGGTGCAAGACTCTCCCTACTCTTAAACAAGCTCCTCCTACCCACCTCGCTTTCAATTAGTCTCCTAGCATCCCACTCCACAGTCACGCACCTAAACTAGACTCCTCCTAACACTCTTACACAAGCCTACACCAAGATATACTACTCCACCCACCCCTTCAATGAAGAGGCATGTAGGAGATGATGGATCATGGGTTACACCCATACTCCTCAACACCTCGGCAACTCTAGCAAAGAGAATCCTGCTTAATCCTCTCACA
This genomic window contains:
- a CDS encoding ORC1-type DNA replication protein, whose amino-acid sequence is MEWDARRLIESEVGRRSLFKSRESLAPEYTPSALPHRDSELRALASYFKSLLENPGSMHQSILVTGGVGTGKTTLVRVFVKNLVEIAGERGVSLDYAYVNCYRNRTLYSVISEISLQQGIPVPVRGLSPMEVMDLVLSRLEEEDKHLLLILDDFHYFASMAGREDLYFLARIYESRDAARRLNTILVSTDTGVARFMDPVTESYLSRHVVKLNPYTSKQLLDILRYRASQALREDSYSDEVLELIADYEGVDRGGEGNARHALTVLLTAGDIAEREGADRLSAEHVRRAIAGLSRELVRITDLVGYLALHEQLLLLSIVRLLRRRNTSAVGIGEVEEEYRMLCSLYNEIPRKHTQLYEYVRSLTRAGVISTTVKSLGNRGRTTMISLHYGPLEKLEQYLSEQISRKIAGGRQGGPRRV